A genomic stretch from Shewanella sediminis HAW-EB3 includes:
- a CDS encoding H-NS histone family protein: protein MSDFLEILTHGRRFKAAVKELSVEDLKELAVKLDKIISERESEAEAVNAAMADRNAKIDEIRKQMEAVGLSIDDLGTAAIKPAPKKRAPRPAKYTIDANGETITWTGQGRMPTVFKNELDKGRNMDDFLI, encoded by the coding sequence ATGAGCGATTTTCTTGAAATACTAACTCATGGCCGTCGTTTTAAAGCCGCAGTCAAAGAACTGTCTGTTGAAGATTTAAAAGAATTAGCCGTCAAGCTCGATAAAATTATCTCGGAAAGAGAATCAGAAGCTGAAGCTGTTAATGCTGCAATGGCTGATCGCAATGCTAAAATCGATGAAATCCGTAAGCAGATGGAAGCTGTTGGGTTATCGATTGACGATCTAGGTACTGCTGCTATTAAACCTGCTCCTAAGAAGCGCGCACCTCGTCCGGCTAAATATACAATCGATGCTAATGGTGAGACCATCACCTGGACTGGCCAAGGCCGTATGCCGACTGTATTTAAAAATGAACTCGATAAAGGCCGTAACATGGATGACTTCCTCATCTAA
- a CDS encoding electron transfer flavoprotein subunit alpha/FixB family protein yields MAILVIAEHDNASLKLDTAKVVACAQAIGSDVDVLVAGHECGAVVEATTKLSGVRSVLVADAAVYANAFADNTSELIVGIASDYEHILAAATSHGKDMLPRVSALLDVAQLSEVVEVVSPDTFVRPIYAGSAMATVQSLDDKKVMTVRSSAFDAVANDGAAVTVSIEKVSDSLSQFVSQSLTESERPELGAASVVVSGGRGLGSSDNFAILEQLADKLGGALGASRAAVDAGFVPNDLQVGQTGKIVAPDLYIAVGISGAIQHLAGMKDSKVIVAINKDPEAPIFQIADYGLEADLFEAVPQLLELV; encoded by the coding sequence ATGGCAATTTTAGTAATAGCAGAACATGATAATGCCAGTTTAAAACTGGATACTGCCAAAGTTGTTGCCTGTGCTCAGGCTATCGGCAGTGATGTGGATGTGTTGGTTGCCGGACACGAATGTGGCGCCGTTGTTGAAGCGACCACTAAACTGTCTGGTGTTAGAAGTGTGTTGGTTGCCGATGCGGCCGTGTACGCTAACGCTTTTGCAGATAATACTTCTGAGCTGATCGTAGGCATCGCTTCAGACTATGAACATATTTTGGCTGCGGCTACGAGTCACGGCAAAGATATGCTTCCTCGTGTTTCGGCGCTTCTAGATGTGGCTCAACTGTCAGAGGTCGTTGAGGTGGTTAGCCCTGATACTTTTGTTCGTCCAATCTATGCGGGTAGTGCAATGGCTACTGTGCAGAGTCTTGATGATAAGAAAGTGATGACGGTGCGCTCTAGTGCATTCGATGCTGTGGCTAACGATGGCGCCGCTGTGACGGTATCAATCGAAAAAGTCAGCGATTCACTGTCTCAGTTTGTATCCCAGAGCCTGACAGAGTCCGAACGCCCGGAACTGGGTGCTGCTTCAGTGGTGGTATCGGGTGGTCGTGGCTTGGGTAGCAGTGATAACTTCGCTATTTTAGAGCAGCTTGCCGATAAACTGGGTGGCGCTTTAGGCGCATCTCGTGCGGCCGTTGACGCAGGATTTGTTCCCAATGATCTTCAAGTGGGTCAAACGGGTAAAATTGTCGCGCCGGATCTCTACATTGCGGTGGGGATCTCCGGTGCTATTCAGCATCTTGCCGGGATGAAAGATTCAAAAGTTATCGTCGCAATCAACAAAGATCCAGAAGCGCCAATTTTCCAAATTGCCGATTACGGCTTGGAAGCCGATCTTTTTGAAGCGGTTCCACAACTGCTCGAGCTCGTATAG
- a CDS encoding amidohydrolase family protein produces MNRKIKTIIILAALVLPYVSAVEANDQLTDNTPKTTALTHARLMIEPGKILDDATLLIENNKIIEIIKNNKVPSQAYVIDLKGYTIYPGFIDPFTDYGIEFEYPKVEATPPIYEIKRIGGNAKNGAIHSEKEWFNYVYPNSEQANKWINNGFTSVQSSYQDGIFRGQGVTLSLADKTANEIIYRSNSAHFLAFDKGSSPQDYPTSLMGSIALIRQTLADATWYKENKSKSFSKTGNNIVEFNNALDKLSNIENEQIVFDTDNLNDQLRAAQISIDHEIKATLLGNGKEYARIDELSAFSYGLILPLNFPAAPEVGDDDAEREVSLAKMRHWDRAPANPMTVERAKVPFALTQHGIKSDAFWPRLKQAIEYGLSEDTALAALTTEAAEVAGIADFSGRLKPGYMADLVVSKGNLFKDGSIHSVWLQGDELQLIDRNDRLLDLTYQLQIGDLTLDLTLDNSKANSDKITGTLSSGEQEITLSNVSYHDKRLNFTAEMSDAGFEGVNRFTLWFDSQGLRGRMLDKHNTLTPIAGILTEKLIAAPLAEDKPESSLISRLTKPNVAYGIEGSVGSEKLHISNATIWTSDEQGILENTDLLISRGKIERLGKNLSTPSGYRLIDASGKHLTAGIIDEHSHIAINGGTNEGSDAITSEVRIGDILNPDDIAIYRALAGGVTTAQLLHGSANPIGGQAQVIQMRWGESAANLKYTQAPASIKFALGENVKQSNWGDKFTRRFPQSRMGVKSLFSEAFNEARAYQQELKAYKYLRSSEKRRHIAPKPNYRLAAIAEVLDLQRDVHIHSYVQSEILMFLRLAEAYDFKVKTFTHILEGYKVAKELADHGASASTFSDWWAYKFEVYDAIPQNTCLMQNKGVLTSINSDDYEMQRRLNQEAAKSMMYCHMSAEDAWKMITINPAIQLGVDTDLGSITKGKQADIVLWDHNPLSVYAKVESTWIQGKPYFDRKQDKLAQQSIAAERAELIQKILSSEESESTLPPGEVIEDKSEPEWHCDTQFDVWKQSSQGRSSL; encoded by the coding sequence ATGAATCGCAAAATAAAAACAATAATCATACTCGCGGCTTTAGTACTTCCCTATGTCTCCGCAGTGGAAGCAAATGACCAACTAACTGATAATACTCCTAAAACAACGGCACTCACCCATGCCAGACTCATGATAGAACCCGGTAAGATACTCGATGATGCGACACTTCTAATCGAAAACAATAAGATTATCGAGATAATTAAAAATAATAAGGTGCCTTCACAGGCATATGTCATCGACTTAAAAGGTTATACCATCTACCCCGGCTTTATTGACCCCTTTACCGATTACGGCATCGAGTTTGAATATCCTAAAGTTGAAGCCACACCACCCATTTATGAAATAAAGCGTATAGGCGGCAACGCCAAAAATGGGGCAATTCATTCAGAAAAAGAATGGTTTAACTATGTTTACCCTAATAGTGAACAAGCTAACAAATGGATAAACAATGGTTTCACAAGTGTACAAAGCAGCTATCAGGATGGAATATTCCGCGGTCAGGGCGTTACATTATCTCTAGCTGATAAAACGGCGAATGAAATAATATATCGCTCGAATTCGGCTCATTTCTTAGCATTCGATAAAGGCAGCTCCCCCCAAGACTACCCCACATCATTAATGGGAAGCATTGCGCTTATTAGGCAAACCTTAGCCGATGCCACTTGGTATAAAGAGAATAAGAGCAAATCATTTTCTAAAACCGGAAATAACATTGTCGAATTTAATAATGCCTTAGATAAACTTTCAAATATCGAAAATGAGCAGATCGTCTTCGATACCGATAATCTAAACGACCAACTAAGAGCCGCTCAAATTTCAATCGATCATGAGATCAAGGCCACACTATTAGGAAACGGTAAAGAATATGCGCGTATTGATGAACTCAGTGCATTTTCTTACGGTTTAATTTTGCCTCTGAACTTTCCTGCAGCACCCGAGGTCGGTGACGATGATGCAGAAAGGGAGGTTTCACTGGCAAAGATGAGACATTGGGATCGCGCTCCGGCTAATCCGATGACGGTTGAGCGCGCCAAGGTGCCCTTCGCTTTAACTCAACATGGTATTAAAAGCGATGCTTTCTGGCCGAGGCTTAAACAGGCTATTGAGTATGGCCTTAGTGAAGATACAGCATTAGCCGCATTAACGACCGAAGCAGCAGAGGTAGCCGGCATCGCAGACTTCAGCGGCCGATTAAAACCCGGCTATATGGCCGATCTGGTCGTCTCCAAGGGCAACCTATTTAAAGATGGCTCCATACACAGCGTATGGCTGCAAGGTGATGAGCTGCAACTCATTGACCGAAACGATCGACTATTAGATTTAACCTACCAGCTCCAAATTGGCGATCTAACCCTGGACCTCACGTTGGATAATAGCAAAGCCAACAGTGATAAAATTACCGGCACGCTTTCCAGCGGCGAACAGGAGATAACGCTATCAAATGTCTCCTATCACGATAAAAGGCTGAACTTTACGGCCGAAATGAGCGACGCCGGATTCGAAGGGGTCAACCGGTTTACGCTATGGTTCGATAGTCAGGGACTGCGTGGACGTATGCTGGATAAGCACAACACCCTGACACCGATAGCTGGAATACTCACAGAAAAATTGATCGCTGCGCCACTTGCAGAGGATAAACCTGAGAGTTCCCTCATCTCCAGGCTCACTAAACCTAATGTCGCCTATGGTATTGAGGGCTCAGTTGGATCAGAGAAACTGCATATCAGCAATGCCACCATCTGGACCTCCGATGAACAGGGGATACTGGAAAATACCGATCTGCTCATCTCCCGGGGTAAAATTGAACGCCTGGGTAAAAACCTGTCCACCCCATCCGGTTACCGGCTTATCGATGCAAGCGGTAAGCATCTGACGGCAGGTATTATCGATGAACACTCACATATCGCTATCAATGGTGGCACCAACGAAGGCTCAGACGCTATTACCTCTGAGGTTCGCATAGGGGATATCCTTAACCCCGATGATATCGCCATCTACCGTGCATTGGCCGGGGGGGTGACCACGGCGCAACTATTACATGGCAGTGCCAACCCTATCGGTGGACAGGCACAGGTGATTCAGATGCGATGGGGAGAGAGTGCAGCGAACCTCAAATACACTCAGGCGCCGGCCAGTATCAAGTTCGCCTTAGGTGAAAACGTTAAACAGAGTAACTGGGGCGACAAGTTTACCCGCCGCTTCCCCCAGAGCCGTATGGGGGTCAAGTCTCTCTTCAGTGAGGCATTTAATGAGGCCCGCGCCTATCAACAGGAGCTTAAAGCCTATAAATACCTCAGAAGTAGTGAAAAACGTCGTCACATTGCACCTAAGCCTAACTATCGATTAGCGGCAATAGCAGAAGTACTCGATCTGCAAAGAGATGTTCACATTCACTCCTATGTGCAATCGGAGATCTTAATGTTTCTGCGCTTAGCCGAAGCGTACGACTTTAAAGTCAAAACCTTCACCCATATTCTCGAGGGGTATAAGGTTGCAAAGGAGTTGGCCGACCACGGCGCATCTGCGTCGACCTTCTCCGACTGGTGGGCCTATAAATTTGAGGTCTATGATGCGATCCCTCAAAACACCTGCCTGATGCAGAACAAAGGCGTACTCACCAGCATTAATTCAGATGACTATGAAATGCAGCGACGCTTAAATCAAGAGGCGGCCAAATCTATGATGTATTGTCATATGTCCGCCGAAGATGCATGGAAGATGATTACGATTAATCCTGCGATACAACTAGGAGTAGACACCGATTTAGGTTCGATCACCAAGGGCAAGCAGGCCGATATTGTACTGTGGGATCACAACCCCCTATCGGTTTACGCTAAGGTCGAGTCGACTTGGATCCAGGGTAAGCCTTACTTCGACCGTAAACAGGATAAGCTGGCGCAGCAGTCCATTGCAGCAGAACGAGCCGAGCTCATTCAAAAGATATTATCCAGTGAAGAGAGCGAAAGTACACTGCCGCCCGGAGAGGTCATCGAAGATAAGAGCGAACCCGAATGGCATTGTGATACTCAGTTCGATGTTTGGAAACAATCCAGCCAAGGAAGGAGCTCGCTATGA
- a CDS encoding electron transfer flavoprotein subunit beta/FixA family protein — translation MKVLVPVKRVVDANVKVRVNADNTGVDTANLKMAINPFCEIAVEEAVRLKEAGVASEVVVVTVGPKAAQEQLRTAMALGADRGVHIETDEELVPLSIAKLLNAVQSREEAQLIILGKQSIDGDNNQTGQMLAALGKMPQATFASEVKVEGGQLAITREIDGGLQSITLPLPAVVTADLRLNEPRYAKLPNIMKAKRKPLDTLSIDDLGVSLKSHQKVLKVTPPAERKGGVMLASVAELVEKLKNEAKVI, via the coding sequence ATGAAAGTATTGGTGCCAGTTAAGCGCGTCGTTGATGCTAATGTAAAAGTCAGGGTTAATGCTGACAATACAGGTGTCGATACCGCAAATTTGAAGATGGCGATAAACCCTTTCTGTGAAATTGCTGTAGAGGAAGCCGTACGCTTAAAGGAGGCCGGAGTGGCTTCTGAAGTTGTTGTGGTTACTGTGGGCCCTAAAGCGGCTCAAGAGCAGTTACGTACCGCTATGGCTTTAGGTGCAGACCGAGGCGTTCATATTGAAACGGATGAGGAGTTGGTGCCTCTGTCGATAGCAAAATTACTTAACGCTGTGCAGAGTAGAGAAGAAGCACAACTTATTATCTTAGGTAAGCAATCTATCGATGGTGATAATAACCAAACTGGTCAGATGTTGGCAGCCTTAGGCAAGATGCCCCAAGCTACGTTTGCTTCAGAAGTTAAGGTTGAGGGAGGTCAGTTAGCGATCACCCGTGAGATAGACGGTGGATTGCAAAGCATTACTCTGCCGCTTCCAGCCGTCGTTACTGCCGATCTGCGTTTGAATGAACCGCGTTATGCCAAGCTTCCTAATATAATGAAAGCCAAACGTAAGCCGTTAGATACCCTCTCTATTGATGACTTAGGGGTAAGCCTGAAGTCTCATCAAAAAGTATTGAAAGTGACACCACCTGCCGAGCGTAAAGGTGGTGTGATGCTTGCGTCTGTTGCAGAGCTTGTTGAAAAGCTGAAAAATGAAGCGAAGGTGATCTAA
- a CDS encoding Na+/H+ antiporter NhaC family protein — protein MTTLSYADSALSLLPPVVAILLAIVTRRVLLSLGIGILLGVVLITDFSAVSSGQYLGEQVVGLFWDDGSINSWNIYLLGFLILLGMITALITVSGAAKAFADWARTKIRNKRDAKLLTMFLGCVIFIDDYFNSLVVGSVARPLTDRYYISRSKLAYLLDSTAAPICVISPVSSWGAYIIALIGGILTAHGFTDSGHLSVFIQMIPMNFYAIFALLLLLCVAFMGLDIGPMRQHELNAQKGNLYDEAKGLPPGANSDLPEADNGKILGLFLPITVLVFATFYFMVSSGGDALAAKGLEFTLLGAFENTDVASSLFFGAAIGFASTLALVLFQGLNKSYILQGMVAGARSMLPAIYILLFAWTIAGVIGQLETGKYMASLATGNIPFALLPAVLFVLAGLTAFSTGTSWGTFGIMLPIAADMAMGTHTNMMLPMLASVLAGAVFGDHCSPISDTTILSSTGANCHHIDHVITQLPYALIVAVISLAGYTVLGFTESLAAGFATCSILFVISVIVLKIKVNRRA, from the coding sequence ATGACAACTTTAAGTTATGCCGATTCGGCACTTTCATTGCTACCTCCTGTGGTTGCGATTTTGCTGGCGATAGTTACTCGTCGGGTTTTACTCTCTTTAGGGATAGGAATTTTACTGGGTGTGGTATTGATCACCGACTTTTCGGCGGTGAGTTCCGGTCAGTATCTGGGTGAGCAGGTTGTAGGGCTCTTCTGGGACGATGGCAGCATCAATAGCTGGAACATCTATCTGTTAGGCTTCCTTATTTTACTGGGCATGATCACGGCGCTTATCACGGTCAGTGGCGCAGCTAAAGCCTTCGCCGATTGGGCTCGCACTAAGATCAGAAATAAACGCGATGCAAAATTACTGACCATGTTCTTAGGTTGCGTCATATTTATCGACGACTACTTTAATAGCCTGGTCGTGGGTAGTGTTGCCAGACCCTTAACGGACAGGTATTACATCTCACGCAGTAAGTTAGCTTATCTGCTTGATTCTACTGCCGCACCGATTTGTGTTATCTCACCGGTTTCCAGCTGGGGTGCCTATATCATAGCGCTGATCGGCGGTATCTTAACGGCGCATGGTTTTACCGATTCCGGACATCTGAGTGTGTTTATCCAGATGATCCCGATGAACTTCTATGCCATCTTCGCTCTTTTATTGCTGCTTTGTGTCGCCTTCATGGGGCTCGATATCGGTCCTATGCGCCAACATGAGCTCAATGCGCAAAAAGGTAACCTTTATGATGAAGCGAAAGGGTTACCACCAGGGGCCAACTCGGATCTACCCGAGGCCGATAATGGAAAAATCTTAGGTCTGTTCCTGCCTATTACCGTGCTGGTGTTTGCGACTTTTTACTTTATGGTCAGCAGCGGTGGCGATGCATTAGCAGCCAAGGGGCTGGAGTTTACTCTTCTGGGCGCATTTGAAAATACAGATGTTGCATCTTCACTATTTTTCGGTGCTGCAATCGGTTTCGCATCTACACTTGCATTAGTGCTTTTCCAGGGGCTGAATAAGTCATATATCCTTCAGGGTATGGTTGCCGGCGCACGCTCTATGTTGCCCGCTATCTACATTCTTCTTTTTGCCTGGACGATTGCCGGGGTGATTGGCCAGCTCGAAACGGGTAAGTATATGGCAAGCTTAGCGACGGGTAATATTCCCTTTGCACTGCTGCCTGCCGTGTTATTTGTGCTTGCCGGACTGACTGCGTTTTCGACCGGAACGAGTTGGGGAACGTTTGGTATCATGTTGCCGATTGCCGCTGATATGGCGATGGGGACACATACCAATATGATGTTACCTATGTTGGCATCGGTACTCGCCGGGGCGGTATTCGGAGATCACTGTTCACCTATCTCAGATACCACCATTCTCTCATCGACAGGGGCGAATTGTCACCATATCGACCATGTGATCACTCAGTTGCCTTATGCCTTGATTGTTGCGGTGATAAGTTTAGCCGGTTACACAGTACTGGGTTTCACCGAGTCTTTAGCCGCAGGTTTCGCTACCTGTAGTATCTTGTTTGTCATCTCGGTTATAGTGCTTAAGATTAAAGTGAACAGGAGAGCCTGA